A stretch of Lachancea thermotolerans CBS 6340 chromosome D complete sequence DNA encodes these proteins:
- the PEX15 gene encoding Pex15p (some similarities with uniprot|Q08215 Saccharomyces cerevisiae YOL044W PEX15 Phosphorylated tail- anchored type II integral peroxisomal membrane protein required for peroxisome biogenesis cells lacking Pex15p mislocalize peroxisomal matrix proteins to cytosol overexpression results in impaired peroxisome assembly), which yields MSSPQVSSTKLLEELLENKAFQPDSHKALESETENQLQDCLNAFLKGDCKGCLEKMFQAGLLRGEYLENDPKLWKLYLSACSQIKFDVLEVSLSKVGRSNFSKADVSRAQRILAQEPLCEQMAGVLMYLTCCYKCARADNSMEAMKNLEMASGDYIRKCSECSEHSGDTREANQVLELVWFYMFSLQGGRSHKRMSRILYEQLCKSAPAVPRVLQAPSKTNPAVTLENQLISRIEALAPEKPNIVQPLQQRKLKPTNSHPFSSDRTSEAIPVLAPVPTIIKPDKAASINTSKFKALITRLQPFLNSKSIPVLVFVLLLSLKKAQKVAGLPNKLAHILNVILRRLGGIINIILSI from the coding sequence ATGAGTTCACCGCAGGTATCGAGCACAAAGTTATTGGAGGAATTGCTGGAGAATAAAGCTTTCCAGCCAGACAGTCATAAAGCTCTCGAGAGCGAGACAGAAAACCAACTTCAAGACTGTCTCAATGCATTTCTGAAGGGTGACTGCAAGGGGTGTTTGGAAAAAATGTTCCAAGCAGGGCTGTTACGTGGGGAATATTTGGAAAATGACccaaagctttggaagctATATCTGAGCGCGTGCTCTCAGATCAAGTTTGATGTATTGGAGGTTAGCCTGTCCAAGGTTGGTCGGTCAAATTTTTCCAAGGCAGATGTCTCTCGCGCTCAAAGAATTCTCGCACAGGAGCCATTGTGCGAGCAGATGGCCGGGGTGCTAATGTATTTAACTTGCTGCTACAAATGCGCGCGAGCAGACAACTCAATGGAAGCAATGAAAAATCTCGAAATGGCCTCTGGGGATTACATTCGCAAGTGCAGCGAATGCAGTGAACATTCTGGGGATACGAGGGAGGCTAATCAGGTGCTGGAGCTAGTTTGGTTCTACATGTTTTCTCTGCAAGGCGGTAGATCCCATAAAAGGATGTCAAGGATACTGTACGAACAGCTATGCAAGTCCGCGCCCGCGGTACCGCGCGTGCTGCAGGCGCCATCCAAAACAAATCCCGCTGTCACCTTAGAAAACCAATTAATCTCCAGAATAGAGGCATTGGCCCCCGAGAAGCCCAACATAGTCCAGCCTCTTCAACAGCGCAAGCTTAAGCCTACAAACTCTCACCCGTTTTCCTCTGACCGGACCTCTGAGGCCATTCCCGTGCTGGCGCCAGTCCCTACAATAATAAAGCCAGATAAGGCGGCGTCCATCAACACATCCAAGTTCAAAGCACTTATTACAAGGCTACAGCCTTTTCTCAACTCCAAATCCATTCCTGTCCTGGTTTtcgttcttcttctgtctctcaaaaaggctcaaaaagttgCCGGTCTCCCGAACAAGCTGGCCCATATTTTGAACGTCATCTTGAGGCGTCTTGGGGGTATCATCAACATCATTCTAAGCATCTAA
- the TPD3 gene encoding protein phosphatase 2A structural subunit TPD3 (highly similar to uniprot|P31383 Saccharomyces cerevisiae YAL016W TPD3 protein phosphatase 2A regulatory subunit A): MSGNKQAKNKSGDKDDNGQNSEDLYPLALLMDELKHDDIANRVEAMKKLDTIALALGPQRTRDELVPFLTEVAQDDEDEVFAVLAEQLGKFVPFIGGAKFATLLLPALEILASTEETLVRDKAVESLNNIAQELSEEQLFHDFIPLIEHLATAEWFSSKVSSCGLFKSVLARVKDDKFRKELLALYLQLVQDDTPMVRRAAGKNLPVLIDLLTQNPDLSTSEDWDYISSMFQKIVSDTQDSVKFLAVDILVSILKFFNTKHDTTHSKDLLRSAIQLITDEAWRVRYMAADRFDDLASQFKSNPEYIEELSGPFLALCEDNESDVRKGVAKQLPGFSKLLGDPQVVLKKVLPAVQNLSMDESEIVRASLASEITNLAPLIPKQDAIDSLIPILLNMLKDEYPDVRLNIIAKLKVVNEVVGIDLLSESLLPAITELAKDVNWRVRMAIIDYIPLLAEQLGVQFFDQQLGDLCLSWLWDTVYSIRSAAVVNLKNLTKIFGSEWSSSKIISRLLKSDSQLLENFVYRITLLSALTELVPVVSTEVTTEKILPFINHLAEDSVPNIRFNVAKSYAVVVESLAEEKGKYKDLINKSIISSLEKLCQDSDIDVRYFASQSLEKCQNLLA; this comes from the coding sequence ATGAGCGGCAACAAACAGGCGAAAAATAAGAGCGGCGACAAAGATGATAACGGACAAAACAGCGAGGACCTGTATCCGCTAGCACTTTTGATGGATGAGCTGAAGCATGACGACATTGCCAACCGAGTGGAAGCGATGAAAAAACTCGACACAATCGCACTAGCGCTCGGACCGCAGAGAAcgcgcgatgagctggtTCCTTTTTTGACGGAGGTAGCTcaagacgacgaagatgaagttTTTGCCGTCTTAGCAGAGCAATTAGGCAAGTTCGTGCCGTTTATTGGCGGTGCGAAGTTTGCGACACTACTGCTGCCAGCGCTGGAGATCCTTGCATCAACCGAAGAAACCTTGGTCAGAGATAAAGCGGTTGAGTCTCTAAACAACATCGCACAAGAATTGTCGgaagagcagctcttcCATGACTTCATTCCTCTCATTGAGCACTTAGCCACTGCCGAATGGTTTTCCTCGAAGGTTTCATCGTGCGGCCTGTTCAAGTCTGTGCTTGCTAGAGTCAAAGACGACAAGTTCAGAAAAGAACTGCTGGCTCTTTATTTGCAACTAGTGCAGGATGATACCCCTATGGTGAGACGTGCTGCAGGCAAAAACCTTCCGGTGTTGATAGACTTGCTGACCCAAAATCCTGATCTTTCTACTTCCGAAGACTGGGACTACATTTCAAGCATGTTCCAGAAGATTGTTAGCGATACCCAAGACTCcgtcaagtttttggcagtAGATATCCTCGTTTCCattctcaaatttttcaacacGAAACATGACACAACTCACTCAAAGGACCTCTTGCGCTCCGCTATTCAGCTGATCACTGATGAGGCTTGGAGAGTCCGCTACATGGCCGCCGACCGGTTTGACGACCTAGCATCCCAGTTCAAATCCAATCCAGAGTATATTGAGGAACTTTCAGGTCCTTTCCTGGCCCTATGCGAGGACAATGAGAGCGATGTCAGAAAGGGAGTTGCGAAGCAGCTCCCAGGGTTTTCTAAGCTACTTGGTGACCCTCAAGTTGTGCTGAAAAAGGTACTTCCTGCTGTGCAAAATCTGAGCATGGATGAGAGCGAAATAGTGAGAGCTTCCTTGGCCTCTGAGATTACAAACTTGGCTCCTCTCATCCCCAAGCAAGATGCAATTGACAGCCTAATTCCCATATTGCTCAACATGCTAAAGGACGAGTATCCTGACGTGCGTCTAAATATTATTGCGAAATTGAAGGTTGTGAATGAAGTCGTAGGCATCGATCTTTTATCGGAGAGCTTGCTACCTGCGATAACAGAGCTGGCGAAAGATGTCAATTGGAGGGTCAGAATGGCAATTATTGATTATATCCCGCTGCTGGCGGAGCAACTAGGAGTCCAGTTTTTTGACCAACAACTGGGAGATCTGTGTTTGTCGTGGTTGTGGGATACTGTTTACTCAATTAGAAGCGCTGCTGTGGTtaatttgaagaatttgacgAAGATCTTTGGGTCTGAGTGGTCCAGCAGCAAGATAATTTCACGACTACTGAAGTCCGACTCCCAGCTGCTGGAGAACTTTGTGTACAGAATCACACTTCTCTCTGCATTAACTGAGCTAGTACCAGTAGTATCAACCGAAGTCACAACTGAAAAAATCCTCCCATTTATAAATCACCTCGCTGAAGACTCTGTTCCTAACATCAGATTCAATGTTGCGAAATCATACGCTGTGGTTGTTGAAAGCCTAGCCGAGGAGAAAGGCAAATACAAGGACTTGATAAACAAGTCTATCATTTCGtccttggaaaagcttTGCCAAGACAGCGACATTGACGTTAGGTACTTTGCAAGCCAAAGTCTGGAGAAATGTCAAAACCTATTGGCTTAG
- a CDS encoding endonuclease III domain-containing protein (similar to uniprot|Q08214 Saccharomyces cerevisiae YOL043C NTG2 DNA N-glycosylase and apurinic/apyrimidinic (AP) lyase) — translation MVMRTRRAKRARVEVEYEGGEESKYFKKEKPAAEVVPERPKPGPPEDSKVDVEMVKKMGSDTYYDWVNARTKDEITYAPLKDEPHFPRNFVPIYSKIRLMRSKIETPVDHVGCAMIPMTVGHEFGIEQEQITPRTYRFQLLIALMLSSQTKDEVNAKAMFNLVEYCKEELGEPEGVTLDAMFKIDQETIAQLIYPVSFYTRKALYIKKTIELLRDNFDGDMPPDIAGLVSLPGVGPKMGYLALQKAWGKVDGIGVDVHVDRLCKMWKWVDPSKAKSPEHTRKLLEEWLPYEYWYEINPVLVGFGQVICLPRGKRCDLCMASDVCNAADQKLLQKVRNPKEERKSRGNVSEWVKYMEKSTHAKEVVKEEGDVKIALDQDEIKDA, via the coding sequence ATGGTTATGAGGACTAGAAGGGCCAAGCGTGCTAGAGTGGAAGTTGAATATGAGGGGGGAGAAGAAtccaagtacttcaagaaagagaagccGGCGGCAGAAGTGGTGCCAGAGAGACCCAAGCCAGGCCCTCCGGAGGATAGCAAAGTGGACGTTGAAATGGTCAAGAAGATGGGATCTGACACTTACTACGACTGGGTTAATGCGAGAACAAAGGATGAGATTACATACGCGCCGTTGAAGGACGAGCCGCACTTCCCCCGCAACTTCGTCCCAATATACTCAAAAATACGACTTATGCGGTCGAAGATTGAAACCCCTGTGGACCATGTCGGATGCGCGATGATACCCATGACAGTAGGCCACGAGTTCGGTATTGAGCAAGAACAGATCACACCTAGGACCTACCGGTTCCAGTTGCTGATAGCGCTAATGCTCTCGTCGCAGACAAAGGACGAGGTTAACGCCAAGGCCATGTTCAACCTTGTCGAATACTGCAAGGAAGAACTGGGAGAGCCCGAGGGCGTCACTTTAGATGCTATGTTCAAAATCGACCAGGAAACAATTGCGCAGTTGATATATCCTGTCAGCTTCTACACGCGCAAGGCGCTTTATATCAAAAAGACTATAGAGTTGCTGCGAGACAACTTTGACGGCGACATGCCTCCTGACATCGCAGGGCTAGTTTCGCTGCCAGGAGTTGGGCCAAAAATGGGATATTtggctcttcaaaaagcctgGGGGAAAGTGGACGGAATCGGCGTGGATGTGCACGTAGACAGGTTGTGCAAAATGTGGAAGTGGGTTGATCCCTCGAAGGCAAAATCGCCTGAGCATACGAGGAAGTTGCTGGAAGAGTGGCTTCCTTACGAATACTGGTATGAGATTAACCCTGTTTTGGTGGGCTTCGGACAGGTTATATGTCTTCCCAGGGGGAAAAGGTGTGATTTGTGCATGGCTAGTGACGTTTGTAATGCAGCggatcaaaaactgcttcaGAAAGTGAGAAATCCCAAAGAGGAACGTAAGAGTCGCGGGAACGTCTCGGAATGGGTGAAATATATGGAGAAAAGCACGCATGCCAAGGAGGTggtcaaagaagaaggcgacgTCAAAATCGCATTGGACCAGGATGAAATCAAGGACGCATAA
- the NGL1 gene encoding RNA exonuclease (similar to uniprot|Q08213 Saccharomyces cerevisiae YOL042W): MFTRKLLPVSNSALKPSLPEIRNSVSRSTFTLMTYNMLSPYYMWPQVYTYVPEKYKDWSYRHRLLEREILNLYRADIMCVQELTCKDYEGFWKNHFKTKMNYGSSYIAKTPPKYWKRPEDEMDGVGIFYNLNKFEHISTSSIYLNDLIGLFNISELNYLKSTIITLTNGAGEPIDKDSLLNVLHGRNQVSLFVSLLHKETRTLFVVVNTHLYWKYDEVKLCQCLTIMRKLHRVIKSLLMGMEGVTYSKVKILFAGDLNSAPDSPVIKFLKGESVHRADLSLINPLRPYLNRYIYQDTSADLFEHTCYSGKLKGIFDYIWYHDKDFRLKRILSGAEVSQELRELQEFGLPNKDHPSDHIPVLAELELLD, from the coding sequence ATGTTCACTAGGAAGCTCTTACCGGTGAGCAACTCGGCGCTGAAACCATCGCTGCCAGAGATCAGGAATAGCGTCAGCAGAAGCACGTTTACATTGATGACCTACAACATGCTCTCGCCATACTACATGTGGCCTCAGGTCTACACCTACGTCCCGGAAAAGTACAAAGACTGGTCATACAGGCACCGGCTACTTGAGCGGGAGATCCTGAATCTCTACCGAGCTGACATCATGTGCGTACAGGAGCTAACGTGCAAAGACTACGAAGgcttctggaaaaaccacttcaagacaaaaatgAACTATGGGAGCAGCTACATTGCCAAAACGCCCCCCAAATACTGGAAGAGGCCCGAGGATGAAATGGATGGTGTGGGCATCTTCTACAACTTGAATAAATTTGAGCATATTTCCACCTCTAGCATCTATCTCAATGACCTAATCGGACTGTTCAACATCAGTGAGCTCAACTACCTCAAAAGCACGATCATCACGCTCACCAACGGCGCAGGAGAGCCCATTGATAAAGACAGCCTCTTAAACGTGCTGCACGGCAGAAACCAGGTCAGCCTGTTCGTATCGCTACTACACAAAGAGACTCGAACCCTTTTTGTGGTCGTAAACACGCATCTGTACTGGAAGTACGACGAAGTCAAGCTGTGCCAGTGTCTCACGATAATGCGAAAGCTGCATCGCGTGATCAAGTCGTTACTCATGGGCATGGAGGGCGTCACGTACTCCAAGGTCAAGATTCTTTTCGCGGGCGATTTGAACTCGGCCCCCGACTCCCCTGTCATTAAATTCCTCAAAGGCGAAAGTGTGCATCGCGCCGACTTGAGCTTGATCAATCCTCTGCGGCCATACCTCAACCGCTACATCTACCAGGATACCTCCGCCGACCTTTTTGAGCACACTTGCTACTCGGGGAAGCTGAAGGGAATTTTCGACTACATCTGGTATCATGATAAGGATTTCAGGCTTAAGCGGATCTTAAGCGGTGCTGAAGTGTCCCAGGAGCTGCGCGAGCTCCAGGAGTTCGGACTTCCAAACAAAGACCACCCAAGCGACCACATACCAGTTCTTGCCGAGCTAGAACTACTGGACTGA
- a CDS encoding KLTH0D02596p (conserved hypothetical protein) → MKRIQIITTHKHSYQKRAATEMLGMGLNLQTNVTHANNDKQTVSLQDAPHRLLQQHQETILRDARIRLNSKKSFMDDEFYLPEMTPFGVSRIPSENGRGFASPANMRAVPKSGYPLAQTHKKAKENSLKAMQASEANGRALEQQFYQNQLAAAVQQQQQQQQQQQQQQQQQQQQQQHHQQQIHQHNPYLTNNGFRGYSMQQEACVMDGPRNWQH, encoded by the coding sequence ATGAAGCGCATACAGATCATCACCACACACAAACACAGCTATCAAAAGAGGGCTGCTACAGAGATGTTGGGAATGGGGCTCAATTTACAAACAAATGTTACGCACGCGAACAACGACAAGCAGACTGTGTCACTGCAAGACGCTCCGCACCGTCTTCTgcaacaacatcaagaaacGATACTGCGAGATGCCAGAATTAGGCTAAACTCCAAGAAGTCCTTCATGGACGATGAATTTTATCTGCCAGAAATGACGCCCTTTGGTGTATCGCGGATCCCTTCTGAAAACGGGCGAGGATTTGCGTCCCCAGCCAACATGAGGGCGGTGCCAAAATCTGGCTACCCACTTGCACAGACGCACAAGAAAGCGAAGGAAAACAGCCTGAAGGCGATGCAAGCCTCGGAGGCGAACGGGAGGGCGCTAGAGCAACAGTTCTACCAAAACCAGCTAGCTGCTGCGGtccagcaacaacagcaacaacaacaacaacaacaacaacaacaacaacaacaacaacaacaacaacagcatcatcaacagcagATTCACCAACACAATCCTTACCTGACCAACAACGGGTTTCGTGGCTACTCTATGCAGCAGGAAGCGTGCGTGATGGACGGGCCAAGAAACTGGCAGCACTAG
- the SYN8 gene encoding syntaxin (similar to uniprot|P31377 Saccharomyces cerevisiae YAL014C SYN8 Endosomal SNARE related to mammalian syntaxin 8): MEVLKISYGVEKLQGLVDERRRLVSVLKMKPSTNDTINMKRQMNAVLDSLQAAANAATSEDFVQLNALIEKYNDAVADIPDDSLDKELYKFASIDKPPETAISKLPEPKKVRFKDDVLEYDESTQDAPTAFAPYSDDVSDEERLEHDKTRLFQTGSSESTGLDGLAVAPQLSNQELFIQQQQQLLEQDSHLDNLSRSVHSSHVLSLDIHHEVADQNDGVLQDLESLVNNSGRNLDRAKKRLRIFENTARENGPCFIIVVLFVILIVLLIIL, encoded by the coding sequence ATGGAGGTTCTAAAGATCTCGTATGGGGTAGAGAAGCTCCAAGGTCTGGTGGACGAGCGCAGGAGGCTGGTTTCCGTCCTCAAAATGAAGCCGTCTACCAATGACACGATCAATATGAAAAGACAGATGAATGCGGTGCTGGACTCGCTGCAGGCCGCTGCGAATGCAGCCACTAGCGAGGACTTTGTTCAGCTGAATGCCCTCATCGAAAAGTACAACGACGCGGTCGCCGACATCCCTGATGACTCGCTCGACAAAGAGCTCTACAAGTTTGCAAGTATAGATAAGCCTCCCGAGACCGCCATAAGCAAACTGCCCGAGCCAAAGAAGGTGAGGTTTAAAGATGATGTGTTGGAGTACGATGAAAGTACCCAAGATGCGCCTACTGCTTTCGCACCTTACTCCGATGATGTATCGGACGAGGAGCGGCTCGAACACGACAAAACCAGGCTTTTCCAAACGGGCAGCAGTGAAAGCACGGGCCTGGATGGCTTGGCAGTAGCCCCGCAACTGTCTAACCAGGAGCTGTTCatccagcagcagcagcagcttctcgagcaaGACTCTCACTTAGACAATCTTTCGCGGTCCGTGCACAGCTCACACGTTTTATCGCTGGATATCCATCACGAAGTGGCAGACCAAAACGACGGCGTTCTGCAAGACCTGGAGAGTCTCGTGAACAACAGTGGTCGCAACCTCGACCGtgcaaagaaaaggctGCGCATATTTGAAAACACAGCTCGTGAGAACGGGCCGTGCTTCATTATTGTGGTGCTATTCGTTATTTTAATAGTCCTTTTGATCATTCTGTGA
- the NOP12 gene encoding rRNA-processing protein NOP12 (similar to uniprot|Q08208 Saccharomyces cerevisiae YOL041C): MGSIDKLFGPAASKVESGLSKLFGSSAGPVDVAKVKSKIRTVLPGVEPEAKPETKEASAEASTEQGSQGEGESGSEEGAKPAKRGLEAEEAPAQPKKLSKRQKRKALDADNENLESEYYSKLLEKEQGEAEETSAAEPESKDGEAEASVQATAASASRKDLKEEELQKAERTVFVGNVPVDVVTSKPLKKQFKKLFAVAKKHSGGDDSDEDKATGPDTFAVESIRFRSISFEEALPRKVAFVQQKLHKSRDSANAYVVYAEKAAVKAACQTLNGTVFYDHHLRVDSVAHPAQHDNKRSVFVGNLDFEEAEENLWKHFEKSGEIEYVRVVRDSKTNMGKGFAYVQFRDFQDINKALLLNDQKLNGTGRKLRVTRCKNMKKTQPSSQKHPKALTDDQRTKLGRAKKVLGKADRSTVGKDVTIEGLRATKGASTPILKKKKQRSKSGRVTKRSTAFKKANASNSR, encoded by the coding sequence ATGGGATCAATTGACAAGTTATTCGGGCCTGCCGCTAGCAAGGTAGAGTCCGGGCTAAGCAAGCTTTTCGGCAGCTCTGCAGGTCCCGTGGATGTGGCCAAGGTCAAATCTAAGATCAGGACCGTGCTGCCAGGCGTGGAGCCTGAGGCCAAACCTGAGACCAAGGAAGCATCCGCGGAGGCATCCACGGAGCAGGGCTCGCAAGGTGAAGGCGAGAGTGGCTCGGAGGAGGGCGCAAAGCCCGCCAAGCGCGGTTTGGAGGCCGAAGAGGCCCCAGCGCAgcccaagaagctttccaAACGTCAAAAGCGCAAGGCGCTGGACGCGGACAACGAGAACCTCGAGTCCGAGTACTACTCCAAGCTACTAGAGAAGGAGCAGGGAGAAGCCGAGGAAACCAGCGCGGCTGAGCCCGAGTCCAAGGACGGCGAGGCCGAGGCGAGCGTCCAAGCCACGGCCGCGAGTGCCTCGCGCAAGGACCTAAAGGAGGAGGAACTGCAGAAGGCCGAGCGCACCGTCTTCGTCGGCAACGTCCCCGTCGACGTGGTCACGTCGAAGCCGCTCAAAAAacagttcaaaaagctgttcGCAgtcgccaagaagcactCCGGTGgcgacgacagcgacgaaGACAAGGCCACGGGGCCTGACACCTTCGCCGTCGAGAGCATCAGATTCAGATCCATCTCTTTCGAAGAGGCCCTGCCGCGTAAGGTCGCTTTCGTGCAGCAGAAGCTGCACAAGTCCAGAGACTCGGCTAACGCGTACGTGGTATACGCCGAGAAGGCCGCTGTGAAGGCCGCGTGTCAGACCCTCAACGGGACTGTTTTCTATGACCATCACCTCAGAGTGGACTCCGTGGCCCACCCGGCCCAGCATGACAACAAGCGGTCTGTGTTCGTGGGGAACTTGGACTTCGAGGAGGCCGAGGAGAACCTGTGGAAGCACTTCGAAAAGTCTGGCGAGATCGAGTACGTACGGGTCGTCCGCGACTCGAAAACCAACATGGGCAAGGGATTTGCGTACGTGCAGTTCCGCGACTTCCAGGACATCAACAAggcgctgctgctcaacGACCAGAAGCTCAATGGTACGGGCAGGAAGCTCCGTGTTACAAGGTGCAAGAacatgaagaaaacgcagCCTTCTTCCCAGAAGCATCCAAAAGCACTCACGGACGACCAGAGGACCAAGCTAGGAAGGGCCAAGAAGGTGCTCGGAAAGGCCGACAGATCTACCGTCGGCAAGGATGTCACGATCGAAGGCCTCAGAGCTACCAAGGGCGCTTCCACCccgatcttgaagaaaaagaagcagagaTCCAAGTCTGGAAGAGTGACCAAACGCTCGACCGCGTTCAAGAAGGCTAACGCAAGCAATTCCCGTTAG
- the DEP1 gene encoding Rpd3L histone deacetylase complex subunit DEP1 (some similarities with uniprot|P31385 Saccharomyces cerevisiae YAL013W DEP1 Transcriptional modulator involved in the regulation of structural genes involved in phospholipid biosynthesis also participates in regulation of metabolically unrelated genes as well as maintenance of mating efficiency and sporulation): MLTKTADENRLTKENLALVDAASATEDRKKSSNEDDKSSVLSKIDSKHSGDLDLSEYCVSSDAETEKMDEESVSQRNSEHPVLSELAGASAPGDAGAAESGETNGAAAGNAAVESTPKAPEQHSPREEAAAPAVEEPTVSAVNEGVAAAAAAAAVDPPNEPEKAIMTAAPAEQPVDITGSGSLGEPPAAGGPSTEVAVSEPTITEPAAEPAAEPVAEPAAIEEQAAVPEQILQEAVPPVESPVVDPLKPSSPVPPSEEPLGPSSVVGPAEVASKQSGPVEPVEDTLGLAQGDAAPTKRAHEDEEDHDAHFKKPRPPAHELKHVENNNYDDNDNDNDNDNDNDNDNDADEDEDEVEEDYQDKTDGAEVLAAAAAGASAAGGPSKVGTGAKKPVPSIKGDGNSPMEQETLRMNALREITDIEHQFAELRQRLFESKLAKLQTETQMCLEGSHPALQSYYQKIDSVRDYKLRRAYQRQKYELECIDKETKATRCFIHQDFYRKVADLKHELLVSTTQKWYDINKERREMDVVVSDVGYHVPVKIDGKTLSCITGYAAPAQPRREGDPLAEDLQCEGIRFRFKNNPVDKLEVIVDRMRFNNELSDLEGLRQFFQGFPGAPGLSGLKDSEIYEDLQSAGRPGRA, from the coding sequence ATGCTAACAAAGACTGCAGACGAAAATCGGTTAACCAAAGAGAACCTGGCGCTGGTAGACGCTGCAAGCGCGACGGAAGACCGGAAGAAGTCGAGCAACGAGGACGATAAGTCGAGCGTTCTGAGCAAGATCGACTCGAAGCACTCCGGGGACCTGGACCTGTCTGAGTACTGCGTGTCTTCAGACGCGGAGACGGAGAAGATGGACGAGGAGTCCGTGAGCCAGCGCAACTCTGAGCACCCGGTGCTTTCCGAGCTTGCAGGCGCCTCGGCGCCAGGGGACGCCGGCGCGGCAGAGAGCGGCGAGACGAATGGCGCGGCTGCGGGCAACGCGGCGGTAGAGAGCACCCCAAAAGCCCCAGAGCAACACTCCCCGCGTGAAGAGGccgcggcgccggcggTGGAGGAGCCCACTGTTTCAGCGGTCAACGAGGGCgtcgccgccgctgctgccgccgctgccgtGGATCCACCCAATGAGCCCGAGAAGGCTATAATGACAGCCGCGCCTGCAGAACAGCCGGTGGACATCACTGGTTCAGGTTCACTCGGGGAGCCCCCAGCGGCCGGAGGACCCTCCACGGAGGTGGCAGTCTCCGAACCCACAATAACGGAACCCGCGGCAGAGCCCGCGGCAGAGCCTGTGGCAGAACCTGCAGCAATTGAGGAGCAGGCCGCGGTCCCAGAACAAATACTCCAAGAGGCGGTGCCCCCGGTCGAATCCCCCGTAGTAGATCCTCTCAAGCCTTCTTCACCCGTGCCGCCTTCGGAGGAACCCCTGGGACCATCGTCAGTAGTGGGGCCCGCAGAGGTGGCATCGAAGCAGTCAGGCCCGGTGGAACCAGTCGAGGATACACTAGGACTAGCGCAAGGAGATGCGGCGCCAACCAAGCGCGCGCAtgaggacgaggaggacCACGACGCccacttcaaaaagcctaGGCCGCCGGCGCACGAGCTAAAGCACGTcgaaaacaacaactaCGACGACAATGAcaacgacaacgacaacgacaacgacaacgacaacgacaacgacgcggacgaggacgaggacgaggtCGAAGAGGACTACCAAGACAAGACGGACGGGGCCGAAGTGCTAGCGGCagcggccgcgggcgcTAGCGCGGCCGGCGGGCCCTCCAAAGTAGGCACGGGCGCCAAGAAACCCGTGCCCAGCATCAAGGGTGACGGAAACTCGCCCATGGAGCAGGAAACGCTGAGGATGAACGCGCTGCGGGAGATCACAGACATCGAGCACCAGTTTGCGGAGCTGAGGCAGCGGCTCTTCGAGAGCAAGCTGGCGAAGCTGCAGACAGAGACACAGATGTGCCTGGAAGGATCGCACCCGGCGCTGCAGAGCTACTACCAGAAGATTGACTCGGTGCGAGACTACAAACTGCGTCGCGCGTACCAGAGACAGAAGTACGAGCTGGAGTGCATAGACAAAGAGACCAAGGCGACGCGGTGCTTCATACACCAGGACTTTTACCGCAAGGTGGCGGACCTGAAGCACGAGCTGCTGGTGAGCACTACGCAGAAGTGGTACGACATCAACAAGGAGCGGCGCGAGATGGACGTAGTGGTGTCGGACGTGGGGTACCACGTGCCCGTGAAGATTGACGGGAAGACGCTGAGCTGCATTACGGGGTacgcggcgcccgcgcagcCGCGGCGCGAGGGCGACCCGCTCGCGGAGGACCTGCAATGCGAGGGCATCCGGTTCCggttcaagaacaaccCGGTGGACAAGCTGGAGGTGATAGTGGACCGGATGCGGTTCAACAACGAGCTGAGCGACCTGGAGGGGCTGCGGCAGTTCTTCCAGGGCTTCCCGGGCGCGCCGGGGCTGAGCGGCCTGAAGGACTCGGAGATCTACGAGGACCTGCAGAGCGCGGGACGGCCGGGGCGCGCGTGA